Within the Miscanthus floridulus cultivar M001 chromosome 2, ASM1932011v1, whole genome shotgun sequence genome, the region GTCGACGAGTTTGAATTCCAAAACACATCTCGCTGGTGAAATTTTTGGATTCATCAGCTTGAGCCGCACGTACAACGGTACAAGAGGATGCCTCTCTCACACACTAGTCGACCTAAATTTAGCACTAATAGCAGAAAGTAGAGAGATTCAAACACACTCATAACACACCTGTCTTTGAAATTGGTAGCCGGGGGTAGGCCGGCTCCAGACAAACTTGTATGGTTTTCGTTGCCACCCGAGCCGACCGTGTACATCTCACCGCGATGACCGACGACGACCCCACGTCTTGTCTTGTTCTCACCATCAGCTCTCTATACGGAAATAAAGCAAAGTTCGGTTCCTTTTGAAAATGTAGTGGTTCGGTTCTTGCGCATAATAGCAGGAGATAGGACTCTCAAAGTTCGGACATGGCGGAGTTTTCTATCTGTTTTTTTTTCAGGTAGCCAAACTTTTGTCAAGGTTGGACCAATCAGCTGCCCAAGCAGTACAATGGAAGCGCGCCCAACCGGCAACCGTTTGTCTTCAATGCGATTCGGAAGATTATTGCAGCACCTCCGAAGATTAGACTTCGGGGCTCGAGTTGACCTGCTTTCTTCGGTCATCTTCGCATTGTACAATGCTCCAACCATTTTAATTTTAATCTTAATCTTACTACTTAGAGGTGTTTCTAACGGCCTCTTTGTTAATTCTTACTAGACGTAGCACCAAAAAAAAAACCTCTAAAAATTCTTGCAATAACTAAAAACGTATTTGAAATCACCAATaatagccaatagatctattctgttttctaaaaaaattagcACCACCACCATTATGTAAAATACATGAAATAATCCCTAAAGTTGTATATAAACTACCCTTTATGTCATTACAAAAGATAATTTTAAATACCctctaaatttgtatctaaattgtCCACATCTCCCATTAaaaaaagataattcaaaataactccTACATAATTCAATAACTATGTTGGGTCTGATTGGTGTCCAATGTGACACCATAGATTTCAGTACACTGTTGGATCGGAGCGTCCATGCAAAACTCTTTTAACCCTCTAGGGCGCCGTTAAGACGTGTTGTATTAAACTTTTTCTCTACCTTAATATAAAGACGCGCAAACATTTTGCATGATCGAGAGAAAAATTCAATAACTATAAAGTATGCTATATATGTTCCTTTCTACCTTGCGTTAGCTAGTGTCCTGGCCCGTCCATCATAGGTTGCCCAATGTCCTTTCTCCTGTCAGTCACAACAACCGTATGGCTggtcgtttcgtcgtaaacgatcgtggattatttacttctggctagtttggtgtgagagaaaaatattgttccagcttataattcacgatcgtatacgagcaagcgaacatgccgCGAATTCATTGACCCTGTTCgccgagagagaggaggggggagGGAGGAAAGAGAGTGCATGTGTTCGAGCCGAAGGGGTACTTTACGGCATTGGGTATTTGGGGTGTGAGAGAGGGCTCCAGTGGCAATTTGCATGTAATTCTTATAATGGGAGTGCTGGCGCCCGGACGATACCGATCCGTCGGACGGTACCATGGACGCAAGCCCCGCACGCTGCTCCTCTTGTTTCTCTTCTCTGCTCGTTTCCCCTGCGCTTGTCGCTCGCGCCGCGCTCGCCCCCAGCTTGCCCCCGCAGCCCATCCCCACACCCGCCACGTATGCCTTCGCACCGCCCCACGTACGAGCATGCCCCATCGCCCCCTGACCGCAGCACCCCCATTCGCTCGCCCCCAATGCTTCCGTCCACTATCCCTCCGACGAGCCACGTGCCCCCGGCCGCCTGGCTCACCCCTGGCCGAACAACATAGAAAGCTGGAAGAAAACACGTGCAACAACACGGAAATAACTACTTCAACATTAGGCTGAAGCAGCTGAAACACCATGAATatattattgcaacaacaagGAACAACAGCTGCAACATTAGGATGAAGCAGCTGAAACAacatgaacatattattgcaacaacaccGAATAAATTGCTGCAACAATAGGGTGAAggagctgaaacatttggaacatattattgcaacactggtgtgaagcatatgaaacaacgCTCGAAATAAAAACACTTCCAACAACATGGAACAACTACTACAACATGAGATTGAAGCAACTGAAATAtactgcaacatctcaagcaatgcTACTGCAACATCCCaaaaacatatgttgcaacaacaacaaaaatcccattgcaacattcgaaatcatctgttgcaacatcCAAAAAACCATTACAACACGGCGAGATCTGACCCCGAGAGCTCGccgaaaccctagccaccgccgtaTCCattagatccagaggaggaggaggaggaggaggaggaggagaggaggaggaggaggaggagggctcagatccagaggaggaaggtggagggctcagatccagatcccagaggaggaggagcaaggCCTCAGATCCAGATCCCCCCACgacctacctcgtcggagccgccgccgtcgtcctcgtctccggtggGGTGCGGGAGCCGGGTCGCAGGGAGAGTGGGGGTGCATGGAGGTCGCGGAGGGCGAGGGACGGAGGGAGGAAGGGAGCACGGGCGGGCTGGCGCGCAGCGAGCTCGCGTGCGGAGGGAGGAAGGTCGCGGAGGGGCGAGGGACGGAGGGACGGAGGGATCTCGCGCGGCGACGGCGCGAAGAGCGGGCAAGAAAGCGACGCGGAGAGCGAGTGTAGGAGAGAGCGAGGGCGGAGGAACGGGCGGAATGCGACTGCGGGCCAACGGGTGGAGTGGGTGAAGTGCGAGCGGTGCGTCCCGAAGCCCGGACGCCCGGTCTATAGCATTACCGTTCTTATAAAGTTGATGAGTACTTTCATTTTTATAAATGTGAGATTATGGAAGAGCCTAGAAAAGTCAGGGGACGAGggcttcatcttttttttttttttgaaaattaggGGCTTCATCTTAGCTTCCCCTCTGCAAAACAACTTTTGCTTTCATGCATTATTCCTTTAGAAGCCGGTGGAGGATCATGCGTTTGACATGGCTTATGGATAAACAGGTGCAAAAGTCGTTGGAGCAGCCATGTCATAGAGACACTAAATAATCATCATCAGATTTATCATGAGATACGTATTTGGCGTCGTAAATGTTTATGGTGTTCTCTACGACATTGACCGAACTTAAGTAGTTTAAAATAGTTTAACTTCTAAATTAGAGTGCCATTCTTTTTAGACGAAGGTAGTATTTGCCCTCAGAGGAGATACATACCACAAGTCCTACGCTATGTGCACTCCCCCGGCTGGCTACAAGTATAAAGAACATGTAATAAATTTTCTGGAATGGGCATGTCTTCAAAGACAGACAGTTGGTGAACGTGGAAAAACTTGTTCTTGTTGCGTTTATTGCAGTCCACGTTCTTCAGTAATTTCACCACTTTATTGTTCCCGGTGGTGAGCGCCCTGACCCTCCGCCGGGCAAGGGTTTCTCCTTTTCCCATCTCTGACGGTTCCAAGGCAGTGGCTCCCCCACTCCCGTCCTCTCGTCCTTGTGGGTCAGTGGGTGGGTGACTGGCTATGGCTTGCTTCCTCGCAGCTCGACGTGGGGCGCCACTTCCCCTGGACACCGCCGGTGGCTCCGGAGCCTTACGCACGGACTAGCTAGCAGAACATCAGTATTCGGTTGCGTTCAGCGTAGTTCACTTGGCGTAAGCGTTTGCCCCGGGGCCATTTGACCGTGTCGTGGTCACTATACACTTGCCACGAGCCCACGAGTTCGATTATTGGCGTGTGCCTGGTACTCAGGTAGTCGGGGTTGCCTATAAAAAAGGGGTTCTTGTTGCACTGAGCACTACAGCTCAACCCACTCGCTCTCATCACTTCGCTCCAAGCCAGTGCTGCTAGTTAGCCTCCTTTCCCCTTGTGTGTGAGAGAGACAGTACTAGAGTGCCATGGCTCAGGGAAGGGGCAGTGCTCGtggcagcagcgccgccgtgctggCGCTGGTCCTCCTCTGCGTTCTCCTCCACGGCGAGTTCGCCGAGTCGGCGGTGTACACCGTCGGCGACCGCGGCGGGTGGAGCTTCAACACCGCCAACTGGCCCAAGGGCAAGCGCTTCCGCGCCGGCGACGTGCTCGGTCAGTGCTACTAGCTGGCTCTCTATTCATGTCATCGGCGACGTTCTCGGTCAGTGGTTCAAGTTTAATGGTGTTCACGCGTTCATGCAGTGTTCAGGTACAACGCCAAGGCGCACAACGTGGTGCCCGTGAGCGCGGCGGGGTACAGGTCGTGCAGCGCGCCCAAGGGCGTGAGGGCGCTCACCACCGGTAACGACCGCGTCACGCTGAAGCGCGGCGCCAACTACTTCATCTGCAGCTTCCCAGGCCACTGCCAGGCCGGCATGAAGATCGCCGTCACCGCCGCGTGAGGCGTGATGAGGCACGGCCGGCCGATAAGCCGGCGACCGCCGCGCCCACGGACACGGGCTCGATCGATCGGTGGCTAGCTTACTATTAATTTCCTCTCTTCAAAGTAAAGCAAGTAGCTAATTAGACGGTGCCGCTCTGTTGTTCAACAATACCGTGTCGTGTCGTCGCGTACTTAACCTGCGTGCTAGGAGTTGTTAG harbors:
- the LOC136538357 gene encoding basic blue protein-like, with product MAQGRGSARGSSAAVLALVLLCVLLHGEFAESAVYTVGDRGGWSFNTANWPKGKRFRAGDVLVFRYNAKAHNVVPVSAAGYRSCSAPKGVRALTTGNDRVTLKRGANYFICSFPGHCQAGMKIAVTAA